The sequence ATTGAATCTACTTTTAAACTCTTTACAGATTTGTCCATATATCCCATTCCTATATATCCGATTGCATATTTATTACTCTTCGCTTCTTGCTTTATAGCTTCATTTGAAGGCATATACAAAGTATTTTTACCATATTCTGCATCTTTCTTTGTATTCTCTTCTCTTATAATATGCTCTTTAAAAAATTCATGTGTTCCAGATGATGAATCTCTAGACAAAACAACTATTGTAGCATCGTCTCCTCCAAGCTCTTTCCAATTAGTAATCTCTCCTCTAAATATTTTAGCTAAATCCTGATGTGTTAAATCATTTACTTTATTTGAGTCATTTACTATTACTGTTATACCATCATACCCTAAAACAACTTCTTTTAATTTTAACCCTTTCTCCTCTGCTGCTTTTACCTCTTTATCCTTAATATTTCTAGATGCCATTCCTATATCTGCTGTTCCGTTTATTAAAGATGAAATTCCTACTCCAGATCCTCCACCTGTAACAGCAATTCTAGCATCCTTATTTTTCCCCATATACTCTTCAGCAATATATTGAGAAACATTTACTATTGTATCTGATCCTTTTACTTGAACAACTTTTGATGCCATTGCTGTTGTTG is a genomic window of Cetobacterium somerae ATCC BAA-474 containing:
- a CDS encoding phosphate ABC transporter substrate-binding protein yields the protein MKMKKFFLMGLMAMMGAYSTTAMASKVVQVKGSDTIVNVSQYIAEEYMGKNKDARIAVTGGGSGVGISSLINGTADIGMASRNIKDKEVKAAEEKGLKLKEVVLGYDGITVIVNDSNKVNDLTHQDLAKIFRGEITNWKELGGDDATIVVLSRDSSSGTHEFFKEHIIREENTKKDAEYGKNTLYMPSNEAIKQEAKSNKYAIGYIGMGYMDKSVKSLKVDSIEPSVQNVADKKYPIAREIYWYVIDTDNKDVNGLVDFALSADGQRVVADEGFVPAK